A window of the Lactobacillus amylovorus DSM 20531 genome harbors these coding sequences:
- a CDS encoding Veg family protein, giving the protein MPTSIMTIKQKLDSHLGDTITVVAQAGRKKVTKRRGILRETFPAVFVVDLDQHQNNFKHVSYSYTDLLTKNITLEFDDEAEEAEA; this is encoded by the coding sequence GTGCCAACGTCAATTATGACAATTAAACAGAAGTTGGATTCTCACTTAGGTGATACCATAACAGTAGTAGCTCAAGCGGGTCGTAAGAAGGTTACAAAAAGACGGGGAATTTTAAGAGAAACATTCCCTGCAGTGTTTGTGGTTGATTTAGATCAACATCAAAATAACTTTAAACACGTTTCTTACAGTTATACAGATTTATTAACTAAGAATATTACATTAGAGTTTGATGATGAGGCTGAAGAAGCCGAAGCTTAA
- a CDS encoding PTS sugar transporter subunit IIC has protein sequence MKNFINNKILPPIMKFVNTKAIIALKDGMLLSLPFIMIGSLFLLLASFPIPAVANWMNQTGLTPFWNQAYNASFGIVSVFAVVGIAYQWAKNEGVEGLPAGMTAFVGFLILMNSTTPVMNGTKTVVSAQQAPTLLTGFIDRTWLGGQGMIAAIIVGLVTGWIYSWFVKRKITIKLPEQVPPAVANSFIALIPAAVLTALWLLVYIFFEKVAHTTLTQWIYATIQTPLQGITDSFGGILVLTLLVPFFWFFGVHGSTLVGGIAGPILSANALQNAAIFKKYGYVDAAHGGHIVIQGLFDQFSTVTGAGMTIGLVVFMCFMARSAQMRSIGKLALVPGIFNINEPVLFGVPIVMNPMLALPFFIMSPLSAGSTYLLIKAGILPYLNGVQVPWTTPPVISGFLIGGWKVAIWQAIILIISFFVYLPFARSYDNMLYKQEQAAKAKEEK, from the coding sequence ATGAAGAATTTTATTAACAATAAAATATTGCCGCCAATTATGAAGTTTGTTAATACAAAAGCTATTATTGCCTTAAAGGACGGTATGCTTTTGTCATTACCATTCATTATGATCGGTTCTTTATTCTTACTGCTTGCTTCATTCCCAATTCCAGCAGTTGCTAATTGGATGAATCAAACAGGTTTGACTCCATTTTGGAATCAAGCTTACAATGCTTCATTTGGTATTGTATCTGTATTTGCCGTTGTTGGTATTGCTTATCAATGGGCTAAGAATGAAGGGGTTGAAGGACTCCCTGCTGGTATGACTGCTTTCGTAGGATTCCTAATTTTGATGAATTCTACTACTCCAGTTATGAACGGAACTAAAACCGTTGTTTCTGCTCAACAGGCTCCAACTCTTTTAACAGGATTTATTGATCGTACTTGGCTTGGGGGTCAAGGGATGATCGCTGCGATCATTGTTGGTTTAGTTACTGGTTGGATTTATAGTTGGTTTGTTAAGCGTAAGATTACTATTAAGTTGCCTGAACAAGTTCCACCTGCAGTTGCTAACTCATTTATTGCTTTGATCCCAGCAGCTGTATTGACTGCATTATGGCTTCTTGTATATATCTTCTTTGAAAAGGTAGCTCATACTACTTTAACTCAATGGATTTACGCAACTATTCAAACACCACTTCAAGGTATAACCGACTCATTTGGTGGTATCTTAGTTTTGACTTTGCTAGTACCATTCTTCTGGTTCTTTGGTGTTCACGGTTCAACTTTGGTTGGTGGTATTGCTGGTCCAATTTTGAGTGCCAACGCTTTACAAAACGCAGCTATCTTTAAGAAATACGGTTACGTAGACGCTGCACACGGTGGTCACATCGTTATTCAAGGTTTGTTTGACCAATTCTCAACTGTAACTGGTGCAGGTATGACTATCGGTTTGGTTGTCTTCATGTGTTTCATGGCTAGATCAGCTCAAATGAGAAGTATTGGTAAGTTGGCATTGGTTCCTGGTATTTTTAACATTAATGAACCTGTATTATTCGGTGTTCCTATTGTTATGAACCCAATGCTTGCACTTCCATTCTTTATCATGTCACCACTTTCAGCTGGTTCAACTTACTTGTTAATCAAAGCAGGTATCTTGCCATACCTTAACGGGGTCCAGGTTCCATGGACTACTCCACCTGTAATTTCTGGTTTCTTAATCGGTGGTTGGAAAGTTGCTATTTGGCAGGCTATTATCTTAATCATTTCATTCTTTGTATATTTGCCATTTGCACGTAGCTATGACAACATGCTTTACAAACAAGAACAAGCTGCCAAAGCTAAAGAAGAAAAATAA
- a CDS encoding SLAP domain-containing protein, with translation MKLSHKLMMVSAAVLMGVSPVLGMASNSVQAAPVAHAKGVNNTYGKNSRVEMTKTMKFVDRNGKKTSKTATKGGKYTIWNVKTINGQVYYSIQTDLKYWIPASATQGTVTYKSGNTTYTLKSDGKKVTTTTSTAKKSTSKKTTKKSTKTTKSNTSSEKPSTKTSTKSNSNSKTTAKKSTKTTKTTTKSTSTKKTTSKKAAVKPVKITMKNKAYVYDKNGKRVNNYLNTKYIGKGVTVKGLGTKTINGVKYYALQPNRYYVKASDVTVKQ, from the coding sequence ATGAAGTTAAGTCATAAGTTAATGATGGTATCAGCAGCAGTTTTAATGGGCGTTAGTCCAGTTTTAGGTATGGCATCAAACAGCGTACAAGCTGCACCAGTTGCACATGCAAAGGGCGTTAATAACACCTACGGCAAGAATAGTCGTGTTGAAATGACTAAGACCATGAAGTTCGTTGACAGAAACGGTAAGAAGACTTCAAAGACTGCTACTAAGGGTGGCAAGTACACTATTTGGAACGTTAAGACTATCAATGGTCAAGTTTACTACAGTATCCAAACTGATTTGAAGTACTGGATTCCAGCTTCAGCAACTCAAGGTACAGTAACTTACAAGTCAGGCAACACTACATACACTCTTAAGTCAGACGGCAAGAAGGTAACAACTACTACTTCAACTGCTAAGAAGAGCACTTCAAAGAAGACTACTAAGAAGTCAACTAAGACCACTAAGTCAAACACTTCTTCAGAGAAGCCCTCTACTAAGACTTCAACTAAGTCAAACAGCAACTCAAAGACTACTGCAAAGAAGTCAACTAAGACTACCAAGACTACTACTAAGTCAACTTCAACTAAGAAGACTACTAGCAAGAAGGCAGCCGTTAAGCCTGTAAAGATTACTATGAAGAACAAGGCTTACGTTTACGACAAGAATGGTAAACGTGTAAACAATTACTTAAATACTAAGTACATTGGCAAGGGCGTAACTGTTAAGGGCTTAGGTACTAAGACTATCAACGGTGTTAAGTACTACGCTTTACAACCAAACCGTTACTACGTTAAAGCTTCAGATGTAACTGTTAAGCAATAA
- a CDS encoding 6-phospho-beta-glucosidase has protein sequence MTESTFPKNFLWGGAVAAHQLEGGYNEGGKGISIADLMTLGGPNHPRELTATIEKDKYYPNHKAIDFYHHYKEDIKLMAEMGFKAFRTSIAWTRIFPNGDETQPNEAGLKFYDDVFDECLKYGIEPVVTLSHFEMPYHLVTEYGGWSNRKLIDFFTRFAHICFERYHNKVKYWMTFNEINNQANYESDISVYENSGIKFKEGDDKQKLMYQAAHYEMVASAEAVQIGHAIDPDMPIGCMLAFCPIYPASPKPEDILFAQRAMDSRLYFGDVQVNGEYPRWLTQYFKNKNYNLDITDKDLEILKHGTVDYIAFSYYMSFAVKYTDHMDYREYSDLVENPFVKASDWGWPVDPVGLRYSLNWMTTRWHKPLFIVENGLGAYDKLTDDHKVHDDYRIEYLRSHIKEMKKAVTEDGVDLWGYLPWGCIDLVSASTGEMNKRYGFIYVDEDNHGGGSMKRYKKDSFYWYKKVIESNGADL, from the coding sequence ATGACTGAATCTACTTTCCCTAAAAACTTTCTATGGGGTGGCGCCGTCGCCGCTCACCAACTCGAAGGTGGCTACAATGAAGGCGGCAAAGGCATCTCAATCGCCGACCTCATGACTCTCGGCGGACCAAATCACCCTCGTGAATTGACTGCCACCATCGAAAAGGATAAATACTACCCTAACCACAAAGCCATTGATTTTTATCATCACTATAAAGAAGACATCAAATTAATGGCCGAAATGGGTTTCAAGGCTTTTCGCACCTCAATTGCCTGGACCAGAATCTTCCCTAATGGCGACGAAACACAACCCAACGAAGCAGGATTAAAATTCTACGACGACGTCTTCGATGAATGCTTAAAATACGGCATTGAACCAGTCGTAACCCTTTCTCACTTCGAAATGCCATATCACCTTGTAACTGAATATGGCGGCTGGAGCAATAGAAAGTTGATCGACTTCTTCACTCGCTTTGCTCATATTTGCTTCGAACGCTATCACAACAAGGTCAAGTACTGGATGACCTTCAACGAAATTAACAATCAAGCTAACTATGAAAGTGATATCTCCGTTTACGAAAACTCAGGCATCAAATTCAAGGAAGGCGACGACAAGCAAAAGCTAATGTACCAAGCTGCTCACTATGAAATGGTCGCTAGTGCTGAAGCCGTACAAATTGGTCACGCAATCGATCCAGATATGCCAATCGGCTGTATGCTTGCCTTCTGCCCAATTTATCCTGCATCCCCTAAGCCAGAAGACATCCTCTTTGCCCAAAGAGCAATGGACTCTCGCCTCTACTTCGGCGACGTTCAAGTTAACGGTGAATATCCAAGATGGCTTACTCAATACTTCAAAAACAAAAACTACAACTTAGACATCACCGATAAAGATCTCGAAATCTTGAAACATGGTACAGTTGACTACATCGCCTTCTCCTACTACATGTCCTTTGCAGTTAAATACACTGACCACATGGATTATCGCGAATATAGTGATTTAGTTGAAAATCCATTCGTTAAGGCAAGCGATTGGGGCTGGCCTGTTGATCCAGTTGGTTTGCGCTACTCCTTAAACTGGATGACTACTCGCTGGCACAAGCCATTATTCATCGTTGAAAATGGTCTTGGCGCTTACGACAAACTAACAGACGATCACAAGGTTCATGATGATTACCGCATCGAATACTTGCGTAGTCATATCAAGGAGATGAAAAAAGCTGTCACAGAAGATGGCGTGGATTTATGGGGCTACTTGCCATGGGGATGCATCGACTTAGTAAGTGCATCAACCGGCGAAATGAACAAGCGTTACGGTTTTATCTATGTTGACGAAGATAACCATGGTGGCGGCTCTATGAAGCGCTACAAGAAGGATTCATTCTACTGGTACAAGAAGGTCATCGAATCTAACGGAGCCGATTTATAA
- a CDS encoding ribose-phosphate diphosphokinase, with translation MSYKDDMMIFALNSNVPLAQKIADRVGVPLSKSSVERFSDGEIQINIDETVRGKDIYLVQSTSDPVNDNLMELLIMIDAVRRASARTINIVMPYYGYARQDRKTRAREPITAKLVADMLQTAGADRILSLDLHAPQIQGFFDIPVDNLMGAPLLADYFLCNHLEEGAVVVSPDHGGVNRARKLAEFLGCPIAIVDKRRPKANVAEVMNIIGDVKGKRAIIIDDMIDTAGTITLAAQALIDAGATEVYASATHAVLSGPAIKRLNDSPIKNLVLTDSINQPAEKKLDKMLLVSVGPLMGDAIKCIQGHKALSPLFDNRYEADKNE, from the coding sequence ATGTCCTATAAAGACGATATGATGATTTTTGCCCTCAACTCAAACGTGCCATTGGCTCAAAAGATTGCGGACCGTGTTGGCGTTCCACTTTCTAAGTCAAGCGTTGAACGTTTTAGTGATGGTGAAATTCAAATTAATATTGATGAAACTGTACGTGGTAAAGACATCTACCTTGTTCAATCAACAAGTGATCCAGTAAACGATAACTTGATGGAACTTTTGATCATGATCGACGCTGTACGTCGTGCTAGTGCTCGTACAATTAACATTGTAATGCCTTACTATGGTTATGCTCGTCAAGACCGTAAGACTCGTGCACGTGAACCAATCACTGCTAAGCTTGTTGCTGATATGCTTCAAACTGCAGGTGCAGATCGTATCCTTTCACTTGACTTGCACGCACCACAAATCCAAGGCTTCTTCGATATTCCAGTTGATAACTTGATGGGTGCTCCTCTTCTTGCTGATTACTTCTTATGTAACCACTTGGAAGAAGGCGCAGTTGTTGTTTCACCTGACCACGGTGGTGTTAACCGTGCTAGAAAGCTTGCTGAATTCTTAGGTTGTCCTATCGCTATCGTTGATAAGCGTCGTCCTAAGGCTAACGTTGCCGAAGTTATGAACATTATCGGTGATGTTAAGGGCAAGCGTGCAATCATTATCGACGATATGATCGATACTGCTGGTACTATTACTTTAGCAGCTCAAGCATTGATCGATGCAGGTGCTACTGAAGTTTACGCTAGTGCAACTCACGCCGTTCTTTCAGGCCCAGCCATCAAGAGATTGAATGATTCACCAATTAAGAACTTAGTTCTTACTGACTCAATCAACCAACCAGCTGAAAAGAAGTTGGACAAGATGCTTTTAGTATCTGTTGGCCCACTTATGGGTGATGCTATTAAGTGCATCCAAGGACACAAGGCACTTAGCCCATTGTTCGATAACAGATACGAAGCTGACAAGAACGAATAA
- a CDS encoding SLAP domain-containing protein, with product MKLNHKLIMVSAAALMSVSPLVANIQNSVQAATTTKSSSKTTAKKTTTSTKKTTDSKSNSKSTSSKKAATKITAKKSTSSKTTSKASSNNITLARNAYVYDKNGKRLDKYMGSAKYTTIAKGVTVKSNGTTKINGVLYYSLGNNAYIKAANVVGGANASSSSKTTAKKTTSTKKDSEASDMDAIKVKLIHNAYVYDQNGKRIKKYNGKTKLTKGTTVNSYGTDTINGKDYYQLNAAGTAFVKASNVDSTSSVTITMKKNAYIYDGNGNTKKKTVKKGKKVKATEARYIGTKLYYKIGDNQFVKAANVGKVSSKLDPVNEPDGSATVDDNSSDYTNLNASIVTTTKVAPLYDIKGQADSTRSFGAGQKQQVSELRYIAISANSTPELFYKLASGRGYLKATDVTYSGKTLIPVNTPEQALTEVTVATAADKAKLTPSINEANAIKNTDAYKLASSSAKSAYDKAITDATAVNNNASATVAQVNEAIANITSAKAKLDGKKVTVANLSNLTPDEVSAIVKLVASVNNVPESSVQFTNNNTTLSIVTNGYTQALNINDYAQVGTTTSNN from the coding sequence ATGAAATTAAATCATAAGTTGATTATGGTATCAGCAGCCGCATTGATGAGTGTTAGTCCACTTGTAGCTAACATCCAAAACTCAGTTCAAGCTGCAACAACTACTAAGTCATCAAGCAAGACCACTGCAAAGAAGACTACTACTTCAACCAAGAAGACTACTGATAGTAAGTCAAACTCAAAGAGTACTTCATCAAAGAAGGCAGCAACTAAGATTACTGCTAAGAAGTCAACTTCATCAAAGACTACTTCAAAGGCATCTTCAAACAATATTACCTTAGCTCGTAACGCATATGTTTACGACAAGAATGGTAAGCGTCTTGATAAGTACATGGGCAGTGCAAAATACACTACTATTGCAAAGGGTGTAACTGTAAAGTCAAACGGCACTACTAAGATCAATGGTGTTCTTTACTATAGCCTTGGTAACAATGCTTACATTAAGGCCGCAAATGTAGTTGGTGGTGCAAATGCTTCATCATCAAGCAAGACTACCGCTAAGAAGACCACTTCAACTAAGAAGGATTCAGAAGCTTCAGACATGGATGCTATTAAGGTTAAGTTGATCCACAACGCATACGTTTACGACCAAAACGGCAAGCGTATCAAGAAGTACAACGGTAAGACAAAGCTTACTAAAGGTACTACTGTTAACTCATACGGTACTGACACTATCAATGGTAAGGATTACTACCAACTTAATGCTGCAGGTACTGCATTTGTTAAGGCAAGCAACGTTGACTCAACTAGCAGCGTAACTATTACCATGAAGAAGAATGCCTACATCTACGATGGTAACGGTAATACTAAAAAGAAGACCGTTAAGAAGGGCAAGAAGGTAAAGGCTACTGAAGCAAGATACATTGGTACTAAGCTTTACTACAAGATCGGTGACAATCAATTCGTAAAGGCTGCTAATGTTGGTAAGGTTTCAAGCAAGCTTGATCCAGTTAACGAACCAGACGGCAGCGCAACTGTAGATGACAACTCATCAGACTATACTAATTTAAATGCATCAATCGTAACTACTACTAAGGTTGCTCCACTTTACGACATCAAGGGTCAAGCAGACTCAACTAGATCATTCGGTGCTGGCCAAAAGCAACAAGTTTCAGAATTAAGATACATTGCTATCTCAGCTAACAGCACTCCAGAATTGTTCTACAAGTTAGCTAGTGGCAGAGGCTACTTAAAGGCTACTGATGTTACCTACAGCGGCAAGACTTTAATCCCAGTTAACACTCCAGAACAAGCTTTAACTGAAGTTACTGTAGCTACTGCAGCTGACAAGGCTAAGCTTACTCCAAGCATCAACGAAGCAAACGCTATTAAGAACACAGATGCTTACAAGCTTGCTTCATCAAGTGCTAAGAGTGCATACGACAAGGCAATTACTGACGCTACTGCTGTAAACAACAACGCTAGCGCAACTGTTGCACAAGTTAACGAAGCTATCGCTAACATCACTAGTGCAAAGGCTAAGCTTGACGGTAAGAAGGTTACTGTAGCTAACTTAAGCAACTTAACTCCAGATGAAGTTTCCGCAATTGTTAAATTAGTAGCTTCAGTAAACAACGTTCCAGAAAGCAGCGTTCAATTTACTAACAACAACACTACTTTGTCAATCGTAACTAACGGTTACACTCAAGCTTTGAACATTAATGACTATGCTCAAGTAGGTACTACTACTAGTAACAACTAA
- the purR gene encoding pur operon repressor, with protein MKRSERLVDMTKYLMERPHTLIALPFFAKRYGAAKSSISEDLAILKHTLASNQDGVLETVAGAAGGVRYIPFLGQKHAEKYLSDLSSRIEDPSRILAGGFVYLSDILGDTQDLRRIGELIATRYAYEDVDAVMTVETKGIALAQAVARYLNMPFVTARKRSKVTEGATVSVNYISSSLSRVSKMELPTRALEKGSKVLIVDDFMKGGGTLTGMEELVKEFDGTIAGVCVLCEADFDKEKLINNYLSLVKISKIDTEKKLILAEPGNFLDETDFDRF; from the coding sequence ATGAAACGTTCAGAAAGATTGGTGGATATGACCAAATATTTAATGGAACGTCCTCATACGCTAATTGCACTACCATTCTTTGCTAAGCGTTACGGTGCAGCTAAATCATCTATTTCAGAAGACTTAGCTATTTTGAAGCATACGCTTGCAAGCAATCAAGACGGCGTGTTGGAGACCGTAGCAGGCGCAGCCGGTGGCGTACGCTACATTCCATTTTTAGGTCAAAAGCACGCAGAAAAGTATTTATCAGATTTGTCATCAAGAATCGAAGATCCAAGCAGAATTTTGGCAGGGGGCTTTGTTTACCTGTCAGATATCTTGGGCGACACGCAAGACTTGCGTCGTATTGGTGAATTGATCGCAACTCGCTATGCATATGAAGATGTCGATGCCGTAATGACAGTTGAAACTAAGGGTATTGCTTTAGCTCAAGCCGTAGCCCGATACCTTAATATGCCATTCGTGACCGCAAGAAAACGCTCAAAGGTTACCGAAGGTGCAACAGTTTCAGTAAACTACATTTCTTCATCTTTATCTCGTGTATCAAAGATGGAATTGCCTACTCGCGCACTTGAAAAGGGTTCTAAAGTTTTGATCGTCGACGACTTTATGAAAGGCGGCGGCACTTTAACTGGTATGGAGGAACTAGTTAAGGAATTTGACGGAACTATTGCCGGCGTGTGCGTACTTTGCGAAGCTGATTTTGATAAAGAAAAGTTAATCAACAACTATCTATCACTGGTTAAGATCAGCAAGATTGATACCGAAAAGAAGCTTATTTTAGCAGAACCTGGCAACTTCTTAGATGAAACTGATTTCGACCGTTTTTAA
- a CDS encoding ROK family protein produces the protein MKKYLSIDIGGTNLKYALIDEKGHILEKDRVKTDAKNLTAFMENMYEVIDSYQDQFEGIAICAPGKIDTENKIIYFGGALKFLDGLNLQDALEEKYNVPISVENDGKAAALSEQWLGELRGVDTGVAITLGTGVGGGVVVNNHLLHGWTFQAGELSWMITNSGIGTKNKAAYTGDNCSAVNMVKKVNLALGNKDLDDGLTAFEAINNGDLRALAIFKRYCRNVAIMIINIQTVINASKFVIGGGISNQPILIEEINNQLAKILEINPMIGKQMIPPKIVAAKHGNDSNLYGALYSLLLELNKQ, from the coding sequence ATGAAAAAATATCTCTCAATTGACATTGGCGGAACGAATCTGAAGTATGCCTTAATCGACGAAAAAGGACATATTCTAGAAAAAGACCGCGTTAAAACAGATGCAAAAAATCTTACTGCATTTATGGAAAACATGTATGAGGTGATCGATTCATATCAGGATCAATTTGAAGGTATCGCAATCTGTGCACCAGGTAAGATCGATACTGAAAATAAGATCATTTATTTCGGTGGTGCGTTAAAGTTCCTTGATGGTTTGAATCTTCAGGACGCATTAGAGGAGAAATATAATGTGCCAATCAGTGTGGAGAATGATGGCAAAGCAGCAGCTTTATCAGAGCAATGGCTTGGCGAATTGCGTGGAGTAGATACTGGTGTTGCAATTACTCTAGGCACCGGCGTTGGCGGCGGTGTCGTTGTTAATAATCATCTTTTGCATGGCTGGACTTTCCAAGCCGGTGAGCTTAGCTGGATGATTACTAATTCTGGTATCGGCACAAAGAACAAGGCTGCATATACTGGTGATAATTGTTCTGCCGTTAATATGGTTAAAAAGGTAAATCTAGCTCTTGGAAATAAAGATTTAGATGATGGACTTACTGCCTTTGAAGCGATCAATAATGGTGATTTACGTGCATTGGCAATTTTTAAACGTTACTGCCGCAACGTTGCGATTATGATTATTAATATTCAAACTGTGATAAATGCCTCGAAGTTTGTGATTGGTGGCGGCATCAGCAACCAGCCAATCTTGATTGAAGAAATCAATAATCAATTAGCTAAAATCCTGGAAATCAACCCAATGATTGGCAAGCAGATGATCCCACCAAAAATTGTTGCCGCAAAGCATGGCAACGATTCTAACTTATATGGTGCCTTGTATTCGCTTTTGCTTGAACTGAATAAGCAATAA
- the glmU gene encoding bifunctional UDP-N-acetylglucosamine diphosphorylase/glucosamine-1-phosphate N-acetyltransferase GlmU: protein MEKYVVVLAAGKGTRMKSKLYKVLHKVCGKTMVEHVVDAARGVNPAKIVTVVGTGAGEVEKVLDGKSDFAFQEKQLGTGDAVMTAKEELGDKDGATLVVTGDTPLFTTETFDELFKYHAEKGNAATVLTAEAPNPFGYGRIIRDDQGNVLRIVEQKDGKPEELKVKEINTGVFCFDNKKLFEALKHVDNNNAQGEYYLTDVLEILRNSGERVGAYKMPDFSESLGVNDRIALAQATKTMQRRINEEHMRNGVSFIDPDTAYIDAGVKIGNDTVIEGNVVIKGNTEIGSDCYITNGSRIVDSKIGNHVTITSSTLQEAEMDDNTDIGPNSHLRPKAVIRKGAHIGNFVEIKKAEIGENSKVGHLTYVGDATLGKDINVGCGTIFSNYDGVKKFHTNVGDHSFIGAGSTLIAPINVADHTFIAADSTITKDVDKYDMAIARGRQVNKPDYWHKLPLSKDKDWE, encoded by the coding sequence ATGGAAAAATATGTAGTTGTTCTTGCTGCAGGCAAGGGCACCAGAATGAAATCAAAGTTATATAAGGTATTACACAAAGTTTGTGGCAAGACTATGGTTGAACACGTAGTTGATGCCGCTCGTGGCGTTAACCCTGCCAAGATCGTTACTGTTGTTGGTACAGGTGCTGGCGAAGTTGAAAAGGTTTTAGACGGCAAGTCTGACTTTGCTTTCCAAGAAAAGCAACTTGGTACTGGTGACGCGGTAATGACTGCTAAGGAAGAATTAGGTGATAAAGACGGTGCTACTTTGGTAGTTACTGGTGATACTCCTTTATTTACCACCGAAACTTTTGACGAATTGTTCAAGTACCACGCAGAAAAGGGCAACGCTGCTACTGTTTTGACTGCTGAAGCACCTAACCCATTTGGCTACGGCAGAATCATTCGTGATGACCAAGGCAACGTTTTAAGAATTGTTGAACAAAAAGACGGTAAGCCAGAAGAATTAAAGGTTAAGGAAATTAACACTGGTGTATTCTGCTTTGACAACAAGAAGCTTTTCGAAGCTTTGAAGCACGTTGACAACAACAACGCACAAGGTGAATACTACTTGACTGATGTGCTCGAAATCTTGCGTAACAGTGGCGAACGCGTTGGTGCTTACAAGATGCCAGACTTCAGTGAAAGTCTTGGTGTAAACGACCGTATTGCCTTAGCACAAGCAACTAAGACCATGCAAAGAAGAATCAACGAAGAACACATGCGTAACGGTGTTTCATTCATCGATCCTGATACTGCTTATATTGATGCTGGCGTAAAGATCGGCAACGATACTGTAATTGAAGGCAACGTTGTGATTAAGGGCAACACCGAAATCGGTAGCGATTGTTACATCACTAATGGTTCAAGAATTGTTGATTCTAAGATCGGCAACCACGTAACCATTACTTCTTCAACTCTTCAAGAAGCTGAAATGGATGACAATACTGATATTGGTCCTAACTCACACCTTCGTCCAAAGGCAGTTATTCGCAAGGGTGCTCACATTGGTAACTTTGTTGAAATCAAGAAGGCTGAAATTGGCGAAAACAGTAAGGTAGGTCACTTGACTTATGTTGGGGATGCTACTTTGGGTAAGGATATTAACGTCGGTTGTGGTACCATTTTCTCTAACTACGATGGTGTTAAGAAGTTCCATACTAATGTTGGTGATCACTCATTCATCGGTGCTGGTTCAACTTTGATCGCTCCAATTAATGTTGCTGATCATACATTTATTGCTGCTGACTCAACCATCACTAAGGACGTAGACAAGTACGACATGGCAATTGCTCGTGGTCGTCAAGTCAACAAGCCAGACTACTGGCACAAACTTCCTCTTTCAAAAGACAAAGATTGGGAATAG
- a CDS encoding MurR/RpiR family transcriptional regulator, with product MEFFGFKDLSKLSTVDMTIYRYIEQNNDKVIYMRVRDIAQGAHVSSSSVMRFIHKIGFNSFPEFKAYLKNNHQSLHNVKVHYVTEDNFPSDTLSKLNIVADKIYQADNIITIGMGDSAFLAEYAARKMAALGLNTSPVTDPFYPLVSKLENTTNNVIICFSVSGNTTEMVEMINRFVNNDDILLISITGDETSAIAKMSRYSLTYHEQMVRKEAYDFSSQVPVMYLVEGIVNILIEKEKQ from the coding sequence ATGGAATTTTTTGGATTTAAAGATTTATCAAAACTATCTACCGTTGATATGACTATCTATCGTTATATCGAACAAAACAATGATAAGGTAATTTACATGCGCGTCAGAGACATTGCCCAAGGAGCGCACGTCTCTAGTTCTTCTGTTATGCGCTTTATTCATAAGATAGGTTTTAACAGCTTCCCTGAATTCAAAGCTTATTTAAAAAACAATCACCAAAGCCTGCACAACGTGAAAGTACATTACGTTACCGAAGATAACTTCCCTAGCGATACTTTGAGCAAGCTGAACATCGTTGCAGATAAAATCTATCAAGCAGACAACATTATTACTATCGGAATGGGTGATTCAGCCTTTTTAGCAGAATATGCCGCAAGAAAGATGGCAGCTCTAGGATTAAACACCTCTCCTGTCACGGATCCGTTCTATCCGCTCGTTTCCAAATTGGAAAATACTACCAATAACGTCATTATTTGCTTTTCTGTATCAGGCAATACCACTGAAATGGTGGAAATGATCAATCGATTTGTCAACAATGACGATATCCTTCTAATCAGCATCACCGGCGATGAAACTAGCGCTATCGCAAAAATGAGCCGTTATTCCCTTACCTACCATGAACAAATGGTTAGAAAAGAAGCTTACGACTTTTCTTCACAAGTACCTGTAATGTATTTGGTTGAAGGAATCGTCAATATTTTAATTGAAAAAGAAAAACAATAA